A single window of Synechococcus sp. C9 DNA harbors:
- the psb27 gene encoding photosystem II protein Psb27 — protein sequence MKQLRAVVIGLMLTLVVMLTGCSGSMGTLSGNYTQDTLSLVQTLRQAVALPEDDPHKAEFQTAAREQINDFAARYRRDGGISGLLSFTTMRTALNALAGHYSSYPGRPIPEKLKNRITEQLDQVELALKRGN from the coding sequence GATCGGGTTGATGCTCACCTTGGTGGTGATGCTGACGGGCTGTAGCGGGTCAATGGGTACCCTTTCCGGGAATTACACCCAGGATACGTTGAGTTTGGTACAGACCCTACGCCAGGCGGTCGCCCTCCCGGAGGATGACCCCCACAAGGCAGAATTTCAAACCGCCGCCCGGGAGCAGATCAACGACTTCGCCGCCCGGTATCGGCGGGATGGGGGGATTTCCGGGCTGTTATCCTTTACCACGATGCGAACCGCCCTGAATGCGTTGGCGGGGCACTACAGTTCCTATCCGGGGCGACCGATTCCCGAAAAGCTGAAAAACCGGATCACGGAGCAGTTAGACCAGGTGGAACTTGCCCTCAAACGGGGGAATTAG
- the cofG gene encoding 7,8-didemethyl-8-hydroxy-5-deazariboflavin synthase subunit CofG produces the protein MTEVITYSPAVTLVPTYECFNRCTYCNFRVAPGHSPWLTLEQAGQRLATIRRHSPQVTEILLLSGEVHPHSPRRSEWVTHLEKLAQLAWDWGFWPHTNCGPLTEPEMWQLGRVNASMGLMLEQLRPDLPVHRHAPSKDPGLRLAQLEQAGRLGIPFTTGLLLGIGESPQDWEATLTAIAACHRRWGHIQEVIVQPYRLGTVQADPLPEFDLNQLPLVVGLARRILPADITLQIPPNLVHYPQILLDCLAAGARDLGGIGPKDEVNPDYPYPQVATLTTLLASQGYRLQPRLPIYPKWLHSDWILPQFSSVSVPNRQKLV, from the coding sequence ATGACCGAGGTCATCACCTACAGTCCGGCGGTGACCCTGGTGCCGACCTACGAATGTTTTAATCGCTGTACCTACTGCAATTTTCGGGTTGCTCCCGGTCACAGCCCCTGGTTAACCCTAGAGCAGGCGGGTCAACGGTTGGCCACCATCCGCCGCCACAGCCCCCAGGTGACGGAAATTTTACTCCTGAGCGGGGAAGTCCATCCCCACAGCCCCCGCCGGTCGGAGTGGGTGACGCATTTAGAAAAACTGGCCCAACTGGCCTGGGACTGGGGGTTTTGGCCCCACACCAACTGCGGCCCCCTGACCGAACCGGAGATGTGGCAATTGGGCAGGGTGAATGCCTCGATGGGGTTGATGCTGGAACAACTGCGCCCAGATTTACCCGTGCATCGCCATGCCCCCAGTAAAGACCCCGGTCTGCGGTTGGCGCAACTGGAACAGGCGGGACGGTTGGGGATTCCTTTTACCACCGGGTTACTGCTGGGGATTGGGGAGTCGCCCCAGGATTGGGAAGCTACCTTGACCGCCATTGCCGCTTGCCATCGCCGTTGGGGACATATCCAGGAAGTGATTGTGCAACCCTACCGCCTGGGAACAGTGCAGGCTGACCCCTTGCCCGAATTTGACTTGAATCAATTACCGCTGGTGGTGGGGCTGGCCCGCCGGATTTTGCCCGCCGACATTACCCTGCAAATTCCCCCCAATTTGGTGCACTATCCCCAAATTCTCCTGGATTGTTTGGCCGCTGGGGCCCGGGATTTGGGGGGGATTGGCCCCAAGGACGAGGTGAACCCGGATTATCCCTACCCCCAGGTCGCTACGTTAACCACCCTGTTGGCTTCCCAGGGTTATCGGTTGCAACCCCGATTGCCGATTTATCCCAAATGGTTGCATTCTGACTGGATTTTGCCCCAATTTTCCTCCGTCTCAGTACCCAATCGCCAAAAATTAGTGTAA
- a CDS encoding J domain-containing protein, with amino-acid sequence MSDHYQTLGLRPNATHAQVKAAYRRLVKLCHPDTNPQGHERMIALNLAYEVLGDPVQRRAYDQRQTTTSLPCPPPPAPQLWWREVFQPVDQRVNRILGTRRQQLERLAADPFDDACMAEFNRYLLACRHTLQQAEALFRSQANPPALAGVASGLYHCLNHLHDALEDLHWFTQSYSEQYLQTSEALFRRAGEQRQRAWQSARQAGFSR; translated from the coding sequence ATGAGTGACCATTACCAAACCCTGGGCTTGCGTCCCAATGCCACCCATGCTCAGGTCAAAGCCGCCTACCGCCGCCTAGTCAAGCTCTGCCACCCCGACACCAATCCCCAGGGGCATGAGCGGATGATTGCCCTGAATCTCGCCTATGAAGTGTTGGGTGACCCAGTGCAACGGCGTGCCTACGACCAGCGACAGACGACGACCAGCCTTCCCTGTCCGCCCCCCCCGGCGCCCCAGCTTTGGTGGCGGGAGGTGTTTCAGCCAGTGGATCAACGGGTAAACCGGATTTTGGGCACCCGTCGCCAGCAGTTGGAACGGTTAGCCGCTGACCCCTTTGATGATGCCTGTATGGCGGAATTTAACCGGTATCTGCTCGCCTGTCGCCACACCCTCCAGCAGGCGGAAGCCCTGTTTCGCAGTCAAGCCAATCCCCCTGCCCTCGCCGGGGTTGCCAGTGGGCTGTACCACTGTTTGAACCATTTGCACGATGCCCTGGAAGACCTGCATTGGTTCACCCAAAGCTACAGCGAGCAGTACCTCCAGACCAGCGAAGCCCTGTTTCGACGGGCGGGGGAGCAACGGCAACGAGCCTGGCAGTCGGCTCGCCAAGCGGGTTTTTCCCGGTGA
- a CDS encoding phycocyanobilin:ferredoxin oxidoreductase encodes MIQHPLIAQLSEVIRQIWEGSLPLQPYPLPADLGYVEGHLEGERVRIHNLCYQTPHFRKLHLELAQVGDNLDILHCVMFPRTCYDLPVFGTDIVAGRGQVSAAIVDLSPTRVDHSLPSAYVRDLTALTPDPFQQPRPLPPWGDIFSEFCLFVRPVDELEQQRFVDYVGQILKLHCQHALASQPLSPALAQQHQSQQSYYCRQQQQNDKTRRVLERAFGNTWTERYMTTVLFDLPQT; translated from the coding sequence GTGATCCAACACCCGTTGATTGCCCAGTTGAGTGAGGTGATTCGCCAGATATGGGAGGGGAGTTTGCCCCTCCAGCCCTACCCCCTCCCGGCGGATTTGGGCTACGTGGAAGGGCATTTGGAAGGGGAACGGGTGCGTATCCACAATCTGTGTTACCAAACCCCCCATTTTCGCAAACTGCATCTGGAACTGGCGCAGGTGGGGGATAATCTGGACATTTTGCACTGTGTGATGTTCCCCCGCACTTGTTATGATCTGCCCGTGTTTGGCACGGATATTGTGGCGGGACGGGGACAGGTGAGTGCGGCGATTGTGGATTTGTCCCCCACCCGAGTGGATCATTCCCTGCCATCTGCCTATGTGCGGGACTTGACCGCCCTGACCCCTGACCCCTTTCAGCAACCCCGCCCCCTGCCGCCCTGGGGAGATATTTTTTCGGAATTTTGTCTGTTTGTCCGCCCGGTGGATGAATTGGAACAGCAACGATTTGTGGATTATGTGGGGCAGATATTAAAATTACATTGTCAACACGCTTTAGCGAGCCAGCCCCTTTCCCCCGCCTTGGCGCAGCAACACCAATCCCAGCAGAGTTATTACTGCCGCCAGCAACAGCAGAATGACAAAACCCGGCGGGTGTTGGAGCGAGCCTTTGGCAATACCTGGACGGAACGCTATATGACGACGGTGTTGTTTGACCTGCCCCAGACATGA
- a CDS encoding DUF445 family protein, whose amino-acid sequence MLPPILGTLIGYFTNDIAIRMLFRPYRPWYVGRYRLPFTPGLIPSNQGRLASRIADTITRSLLTPEELQNIARRLLQLERTQAAIYWLLQTALNQVKLEEYKARTAKILAGILHDFLGQSLPRLLRILARQEDFLAEQINQIFDRFLLEFRLSATQAEQVADWLLELVLTPDLLRRALVDFLTDETIDVIDQDLREQTTGTYWVVANFFGVRNGLMRLRRFCIEEPETANQRLAELMQSLGLKSRLTELIQELSLQNLPVLTMHKLRKQLRELVREYLQTDGPALIRNLSNSLNWDEIAHLILTRLRSSSIMNSSLSLISEELALIIERYLEKDLEQVIAQVIPILDIDQAIIDRVNATSPADLEAGIQGIVRSELQAIVNLGGILGLLVGLGQSLWLWGQT is encoded by the coding sequence ATGTTACCCCCCATCCTGGGCACGCTGATTGGTTATTTCACCAATGATATTGCCATTCGGATGCTCTTTCGTCCCTACCGCCCCTGGTATGTGGGTCGCTACCGGCTCCCCTTTACCCCCGGTCTGATCCCCAGCAACCAAGGACGACTTGCTTCCCGGATTGCCGATACGATCACCCGCTCCCTACTCACCCCGGAAGAGTTGCAAAATATCGCCCGCAGGCTGTTGCAATTGGAACGCACCCAAGCGGCAATTTATTGGTTACTCCAAACTGCCCTCAATCAAGTCAAACTGGAGGAATACAAAGCCCGCACCGCCAAAATTTTAGCCGGAATTTTACACGATTTCCTCGGGCAATCGTTACCCAGACTCTTGCGAATTTTAGCCCGCCAGGAAGACTTTTTAGCTGAGCAAATCAACCAAATTTTTGACCGCTTTTTACTGGAATTTCGTCTTTCTGCGACTCAAGCAGAACAGGTGGCGGATTGGCTCTTGGAATTGGTATTAACCCCTGATCTGCTGCGGCGAGCCTTGGTGGATTTTTTAACCGATGAAACCATTGATGTGATTGACCAGGATTTACGGGAACAAACCACCGGCACCTACTGGGTCGTGGCGAACTTTTTTGGGGTGCGGAATGGCTTGATGCGTCTGCGGCGGTTTTGTATCGAAGAACCGGAAACTGCCAATCAACGGCTGGCGGAATTGATGCAATCCCTGGGGTTAAAATCCCGCCTTACTGAGCTAATCCAAGAATTATCCCTGCAAAATTTGCCCGTACTCACCATGCACAAACTCCGCAAACAACTGCGGGAACTGGTGCGGGAATATCTACAAACCGATGGTCCAGCCTTGATTCGAAACCTGAGTAACTCCCTCAACTGGGATGAAATTGCCCATTTGATTCTCACCCGTTTACGCAGTTCATCTATTATGAATAGTTCCCTGAGTTTAATCAGCGAAGAATTAGCGTTAATTATTGAGCGTTACTTAGAAAAAGACCTGGAACAAGTGATTGCCCAAGTGATCCCTATTTTAGATATTGACCAGGCGATTATTGACCGGGTCAATGCCACATCCCCAGCGGATTTAGAAGCCGGGATTCAGGGCATTGTACGCAGTGAATTACAGGCGATTGTCAACCTGGGGGGCATCCTGGGGCTGTTGGTGGGGTTGGGGCAGTCCCTCTGGCTCTGGGGGCAAACCTGA
- a CDS encoding Cof-type HAD-IIB family hydrolase, whose protein sequence is MLIPDVRLLVLDLDGTVVGDDNCITPAVKSAVALVRQRGIKVAIATGRMYRSALRFYRELDLTLPLLSYQGAWIQDPHTGERHRHCPIDPQRALELLDYFEQADLSPHLSIHFYLNDQLYVQEMRPDTDQYAKRTLIQPILVDDLRLTLAAVGIAPTKVLAVSEDPRIVDQMIDTLQKRYDKSELYLTRSAPIYFEAANPQVNKGVAVQYLAEELLGITRAQVVAIGDNYNDLEMLEYAGVGIAMGNAPLEVQQQADWVAPTVEEDGVVTAIKTWVLGE, encoded by the coding sequence ATGCTGATTCCTGACGTGCGCTTGCTGGTGCTTGACCTAGATGGTACGGTCGTGGGTGATGACAATTGCATTACCCCGGCGGTGAAATCTGCGGTGGCATTGGTGCGACAAAGGGGGATTAAAGTGGCGATTGCCACCGGACGGATGTACCGTTCTGCCCTGCGATTTTATCGGGAATTGGACTTAACTTTACCCCTCTTGAGCTACCAGGGGGCGTGGATTCAGGACCCCCACACCGGGGAACGACATCGCCATTGCCCGATTGACCCCCAACGGGCGTTGGAACTGTTGGATTATTTTGAACAGGCGGATTTGAGTCCCCATTTGTCCATCCATTTTTATCTCAATGACCAGTTGTATGTGCAGGAAATGCGTCCCGATACGGATCAGTACGCCAAACGCACGTTGATTCAGCCAATTTTGGTGGATGATTTGCGCCTAACCCTGGCGGCAGTGGGCATTGCTCCCACCAAAGTCCTCGCCGTGAGTGAAGACCCCCGGATTGTGGATCAGATGATTGATACCTTACAAAAGCGGTACGATAAAAGTGAATTGTACTTAACCCGTTCCGCCCCCATTTACTTTGAAGCCGCCAATCCCCAGGTCAACAAAGGGGTAGCAGTGCAGTACTTGGCAGAGGAATTATTGGGTATTACCCGGGCGCAGGTGGTGGCGATTGGGGACAATTACAATGACCTAGAAATGTTGGAGTACGCTGGCGTGGGGATTGCGATGGGGAATGCGCCCTTAGAAGTACAACAGCAGGCAGATTGGGTAGCACCAACAGTCGAAGAGGACGGGGTGGTGACGGCGATCAAAACCTGGGTTTTGGGGGAATGA
- a CDS encoding methyltransferase domain-containing protein yields the protein MKPQYCTSTFIRWSGASTEAVFGWSQRSAVPLTPRQCAILECFVHPQTRESGYKIYQEFQAQFPGIQLTELGDDILIKIMQQEIVYLTQGFASYLEPYEQVNLTAKIPLFSPYPEIEFWEFEREFQELYTLGLIVPAVGQVNWGDLRRSVPLCGITGFSRGTPIDRYYQKQFLQAVGDKIMGNVLEIGGVAKDREFYELDVSKITSYHCMNIAPGAGVDFVGDAHDPEVIPAASVDTILIFNVLEHCYDPGLVIRNIHQWLKPGGWCLALVPTAQRLHDRPADYWRLLPDGLNYLFRNYAQCHLYTYGNTLTVLATFLGIAAEELTPVELDMKHPDYPVIACVAAQK from the coding sequence ATGAAGCCGCAGTATTGTACCAGTACATTTATCCGATGGTCGGGCGCAAGTACCGAGGCGGTGTTTGGCTGGAGTCAACGGTCTGCGGTGCCCCTAACGCCCAGGCAATGTGCCATTTTAGAGTGTTTTGTGCATCCCCAAACCCGAGAATCGGGTTACAAGATTTATCAAGAGTTCCAAGCGCAATTTCCAGGTATTCAGTTAACAGAATTGGGCGATGATATCTTAATTAAAATCATGCAACAGGAAATCGTTTATCTAACCCAAGGATTTGCCAGTTATTTAGAACCGTATGAACAGGTGAATTTAACTGCTAAAATCCCCCTGTTTTCTCCCTATCCAGAAATAGAGTTTTGGGAATTTGAGAGGGAATTTCAAGAACTTTATACTCTAGGGTTAATTGTCCCGGCGGTCGGGCAGGTGAATTGGGGGGATTTGCGCCGGAGTGTTCCTTTGTGTGGGATTACGGGATTTTCCCGGGGGACACCCATTGACCGCTATTACCAAAAGCAATTTTTGCAAGCGGTTGGGGATAAAATCATGGGTAATGTTTTAGAAATTGGGGGGGTTGCCAAAGACCGGGAATTTTATGAATTAGATGTGTCAAAAATCACGTCCTATCATTGTATGAATATTGCGCCGGGGGCGGGGGTAGATTTTGTGGGGGATGCCCATGATCCTGAAGTAATCCCAGCGGCTTCTGTAGATACGATTTTAATTTTTAACGTGCTGGAACATTGTTACGATCCGGGGCTGGTGATCCGCAATATCCACCAGTGGCTGAAACCGGGGGGCTGGTGTCTGGCTTTGGTGCCAACGGCGCAGAGATTGCACGACCGACCAGCGGACTATTGGCGGTTATTACCTGATGGCTTAAATTATTTATTTCGCAACTATGCCCAATGTCATTTATATACCTATGGAAATACATTAACCGTTTTGGCAACCTTTTTAGGGATAGCGGCGGAAGAATTAACCCCAGTAGAATTGGATATGAAACACCCGGATTACCCAGTGATTGCTTGTGTGGCGGCGCAGAAATGA
- a CDS encoding ABC transporter substrate-binding protein: MKRLLVSLLLSILLLGCQGSGSSDITPLTLTLWHGINPPSNRVIFEQLVAQFNAQQTDIQVQPIYVGQADQQFPKILTAIVGNSPPDLLWFDSLLTGRLVDLQGIVPLTDWLNQGGRLANLDPSLIPGMTFEGELWSVPFTTSNLGIFYRPDLFAAAGITQLPRTWEELAQVAQKLTQDRNGDGRPDQYGLLLPLGKGEWTVFSWLPFWFSAGGEVVNGTVPLLTEASLGALHFWQKLLHMGVALLSAPERGYEQEGFIQGRVAMQITGPWTLGYLSQTGVPFSVMPIPQAVRPATIVGGANVFLMRTNPRREQAALRFLDYILGDEFQVAWARQTGALPVTQSARQDPEYQAFLADHPLLQVFLTQTQVAYSRPNGADYNRLSNCLGRTIEATLLGQTPERAVAQNRQRCPAAS; encoded by the coding sequence ATGAAACGGCTATTGGTAAGTTTATTACTCAGTATTCTACTCTTAGGTTGTCAAGGCTCTGGTTCCTCAGATATTACTCCATTAACCTTAACCCTATGGCATGGCATTAATCCCCCTAGCAATCGGGTGATTTTCGAGCAATTGGTCGCCCAATTTAATGCCCAACAAACCGATATACAGGTGCAACCCATTTATGTGGGACAGGCGGATCAACAGTTTCCGAAAATTCTCACCGCTATTGTGGGGAATAGCCCCCCGGATTTGCTTTGGTTTGACAGTTTATTGACGGGTAGATTAGTAGATTTACAGGGCATTGTCCCTTTGACGGATTGGTTAAATCAAGGGGGTCGGCTTGCCAATTTAGACCCATCGTTGATCCCCGGTATGACTTTTGAAGGGGAATTGTGGTCGGTGCCGTTTACGACCAGTAATTTAGGCATTTTTTATCGTCCTGACCTGTTTGCGGCGGCGGGGATTACCCAATTGCCCCGGACGTGGGAGGAATTGGCGCAGGTGGCACAGAAATTAACCCAGGATCGGAATGGGGATGGTCGTCCCGACCAGTACGGTTTGCTGTTGCCTTTGGGCAAGGGGGAATGGACGGTGTTTTCCTGGTTGCCCTTTTGGTTTAGTGCCGGGGGGGAGGTGGTGAATGGCACGGTGCCGTTGTTGACCGAGGCGAGTCTGGGTGCATTACATTTTTGGCAAAAATTACTGCACATGGGGGTGGCGCTACTCTCCGCACCGGAGCGGGGCTATGAGCAGGAGGGGTTTATCCAGGGGCGGGTGGCGATGCAGATTACGGGACCTTGGACGTTGGGGTATCTGAGTCAAACGGGGGTGCCGTTTAGCGTCATGCCCATCCCCCAGGCGGTACGACCGGCGACGATTGTGGGGGGTGCGAATGTATTTTTGATGCGGACCAATCCCCGGCGAGAACAGGCGGCACTGCGGTTTTTGGATTACATTTTGGGGGATGAATTTCAAGTGGCTTGGGCACGCCAAACCGGGGCATTACCCGTGACCCAATCCGCCCGCCAAGACCCGGAATACCAGGCTTTTTTGGCTGACCATCCCCTTTTGCAGGTGTTTTTGACCCAGACCCAAGTTGCCTATTCCCGCCCGAATGGAGCGGATTACAACCGGTTGTCGAACTGTTTGGGGCGGACGATTGAGGCGACGTTGTTGGGACAAACCCCGGAGCGGGCGGTGGCACAAAATCGGCAGAGGTGTCCAGCGGCATCGTAA
- a CDS encoding carboxymuconolactone decarboxylase family protein, with product MTSYQQEIDHIKTYTSKIAQAIPETMRAFYALSRSSSTAGALDTKTKELMALAIGVTSHCQGCIAFHTRAALHAGASSEEIMETLSVAIAMGGGPALMYASYAVEAMEEFQNQAK from the coding sequence ATGACTTCCTACCAACAAGAAATTGACCATATCAAGACCTACACCAGTAAAATTGCTCAGGCAATCCCCGAAACCATGCGGGCTTTTTATGCCCTGAGCCGTTCCTCTTCAACCGCAGGTGCTTTAGACACCAAAACGAAAGAATTAATGGCTTTAGCAATCGGCGTTACCAGCCACTGCCAGGGTTGTATTGCATTTCATACCCGTGCCGCTCTTCACGCTGGCGCAAGCTCTGAGGAAATCATGGAAACCCTGAGTGTGGCGATTGCGATGGGGGGTGGACCTGCCCTCATGTATGCCAGCTATGCCGTTGAAGCGATGGAAGAATTTCAAAATCAGGCTAAATAA
- the sufR gene encoding iron-sulfur cluster biosynthesis transcriptional regulator SufR — MVRIEQASTKYDILVQLLRRGQATAQELADVLQVTPQAIRRHLKDLEQEGLIQHVVQGGSMGRPQHQYTLSRQGRAQFPNRYGEFAVDLLATLHKTLGREQLGQILAHQWQSKAMAYREALGQGDLASRIERLVQLRRSEGYMAESQVTPKGFVVTEHTCAIAAVAETFPRVCDHELELFATALPDCTVERTHWIVDGEHQCGYLVRPRS, encoded by the coding sequence GTGGTTCGGATTGAGCAAGCGTCCACTAAATATGACATTTTAGTGCAATTGTTGCGGCGGGGGCAAGCCACGGCTCAGGAGTTGGCGGATGTTTTGCAGGTAACGCCCCAGGCGATTCGCCGACACTTGAAGGATTTGGAACAGGAAGGTTTGATTCAGCACGTGGTGCAGGGGGGGAGCATGGGACGACCCCAACACCAGTACACCCTCAGTCGCCAGGGACGGGCGCAATTTCCCAATCGCTACGGCGAATTTGCGGTGGATTTGTTGGCGACCTTGCACAAAACCCTAGGGCGGGAGCAGTTGGGGCAAATTTTGGCGCACCAATGGCAATCGAAAGCAATGGCTTACCGGGAAGCCCTAGGGCAGGGGGATTTAGCCAGTCGGATCGAACGGTTGGTGCAGTTACGCCGTTCCGAGGGGTACATGGCGGAGTCCCAGGTCACGCCCAAGGGGTTTGTGGTCACGGAGCATACCTGTGCGATTGCCGCCGTTGCCGAGACTTTTCCGAGGGTATGTGACCATGAGCTAGAACTTTTTGCCACCGCCCTCCCCGATTGCACCGTCGAGCGCACCCACTGGATTGTGGATGGCGAACACCAATGCGGTTATTTAGTACGCCCCCGCTCCTAA
- the sufB gene encoding Fe-S cluster assembly protein SufB, producing the protein MVSTPLTAKESALDQLVSRPYQYGFVTPIEADVIPRGLNEDVIRLISAKKREPEFMLEFRLRAYRHWLTMPVPTWAQVSYPPIDYQNIIYYSAPKPKKKLASLEEVDPELLETFEKLGIPLTEQKRLSNVAVDAIFDSVSVATTFKKDLAKYGVIFCSMSEALQEHPELVRKYLGSVVPIGDNYYAALNSAVFSDGSFVYIPPGVRCPLELSTYFRINNGESGQFERTLIVADRDSYVSYLEGCTAPMYDTNQLHAAVVELVALDNAEIKYSTVQNWYAGDKDGKGGIYNFVTKRGLCQGHHAKISWTQVETGSAITWKYPSCVLVGDHSIGEFYSVALTNHYQQADTGSKMVHVGRHTRSRIVSKGISAGHSQNTYRGLVRVNPKAQDARNYTQCDSLLIGHHSQANTVPVIQVQNPTARVEHEASTSKIGEEQLFYCQQRGLGMEEAVAMMISGFCRDVFNQLPMEFAVEADRLLSLKLEGTVG; encoded by the coding sequence ATGGTATCTACGCCCCTGACAGCCAAGGAATCCGCCCTGGATCAATTGGTCAGCCGCCCTTATCAGTATGGTTTTGTGACCCCCATCGAAGCGGATGTGATTCCCCGGGGGCTGAATGAGGATGTGATCCGGTTGATTTCCGCCAAAAAACGGGAGCCGGAATTTATGTTGGAGTTTCGCCTGCGTGCCTATCGCCATTGGTTGACCATGCCAGTACCGACGTGGGCACAGGTATCTTACCCACCGATTGATTACCAAAATATCATTTATTATTCCGCTCCGAAACCGAAAAAAAAGCTGGCAAGTTTGGAGGAGGTTGACCCGGAATTGCTGGAAACTTTTGAAAAGTTGGGTATTCCCCTGACGGAGCAAAAACGCCTGAGTAATGTGGCGGTGGATGCCATTTTTGACAGCGTTTCTGTGGCTACCACTTTCAAGAAAGATTTAGCCAAATATGGGGTGATTTTTTGCTCCATGTCGGAAGCCCTGCAAGAACACCCGGAACTGGTGAGAAAATACCTGGGTTCGGTGGTGCCGATTGGGGATAATTATTATGCGGCATTAAACTCTGCCGTATTTAGTGATGGGTCGTTTGTTTATATTCCGCCGGGGGTGCGCTGTCCTTTGGAATTGTCCACCTATTTTCGGATTAACAATGGGGAATCCGGGCAGTTTGAACGCACCTTAATTGTGGCGGATCGGGACAGTTATGTGAGCTATTTGGAAGGCTGTACTGCCCCCATGTACGACACCAATCAACTGCACGCCGCGGTGGTGGAATTGGTGGCTTTGGATAATGCGGAAATTAAATACTCCACGGTGCAAAATTGGTACGCTGGAGATAAGGACGGCAAGGGTGGCATTTACAATTTTGTCACCAAGCGGGGGTTGTGTCAGGGTCATCATGCCAAAATTTCTTGGACACAGGTGGAAACCGGTTCAGCGATTACTTGGAAATATCCGAGTTGTGTGTTGGTGGGGGATCATTCGATTGGGGAATTTTACTCCGTGGCTTTGACCAACCATTACCAACAGGCGGATACGGGGAGCAAGATGGTGCACGTGGGTCGGCATACCCGCTCCCGAATTGTTTCCAAGGGGATTTCGGCGGGGCATTCCCAGAATACCTACCGGGGGTTGGTGCGGGTGAACCCGAAGGCGCAGGATGCCCGTAATTACACCCAATGCGATTCCCTGCTGATTGGTCATCATTCTCAGGCGAATACGGTGCCGGTGATTCAGGTGCAAAATCCCACCGCCCGGGTGGAACATGAAGCCTCAACGTCCAAAATTGGGGAAGAACAATTGTTCTACTGCCAACAACGGGGTTTGGGCATGGAAGAGGCGGTGGCAATGATGATCAGCGGCTTCTGTCGGGATGTGTTTAACCAACTGCCGATGGAATTTGCGGTGGAAGCGGATCGCCTGTTGAGCCTCAAACTCGAAGGCACGGTGGGGTAA